Proteins found in one Anaerolineales bacterium genomic segment:
- a CDS encoding RNA-binding protein: protein METKLYVGNLPYSARESDLQEMFAKAGTVKSVTMITDRDTGRSKGFGFVEMENQADAQKAISMFNGTQLDGRALTINFARPKEEGSGGGYGSQGGRGSSGRPRGRGPSRY, encoded by the coding sequence ATGGAGACTAAACTGTACGTTGGCAATCTGCCCTACTCCGCCCGCGAGAGCGACTTGCAGGAGATGTTCGCCAAAGCAGGCACGGTGAAGTCCGTGACTATGATCACGGACCGAGACACGGGCCGCTCCAAGGGATTTGGATTTGTCGAGATGGAGAACCAGGCCGATGCCCAGAAGGCGATCTCGATGTTCAATGGGACGCAGCTTGACGGGAGGGCGCTGACCATCAACTTCGCCCGGCCCAAGGAAGAGGGCTCCGGCGGCGGTTACGGATCGCAGGGCGGGCGGGGTTCGTCAGGACGGCCCCGCGGCCGCGGGCCCAGCCGAT
- a CDS encoding VOC family protein yields the protein MGESIPSGVEIGHVHLKISDLERAIGFYHGVLGFDVVQRLGNQAAFLSAGGYHHHIGLNTWESRGGSPPAEGTTGLYHFAIRYPDRRALAEALRRLLLAGVSLEGASDHGVSEALYLRDPDNNGLELYWDRPRHAWPRAADGTLRMYTAALDLNALLAEAGPAEA from the coding sequence ATGGGTGAGTCGATCCCTTCCGGCGTCGAGATCGGGCATGTCCACCTGAAGATCTCCGATCTCGAGCGAGCGATCGGGTTCTATCACGGGGTGCTCGGGTTCGACGTGGTGCAGCGTCTGGGGAATCAGGCCGCCTTTCTGAGCGCCGGCGGATACCACCATCACATCGGGCTGAACACCTGGGAGAGCCGCGGCGGGTCTCCGCCGGCTGAGGGGACGACGGGCCTGTACCACTTCGCAATCCGCTATCCGGATCGCAGGGCGCTGGCCGAGGCGCTGCGCCGGCTGCTGCTTGCGGGCGTATCGCTGGAAGGGGCAAGCGATCACGGCGTATCGGAGGCGCTGTACCTGCGGGATCCGGACAACAACGGGCTCGAACTGTATTGGGATCGTCCGCGCCACGCCTGGCCTCGTGCGGCCGACGGCACGCTGCGCATGTACACCGCGGCCCTGGACTTGAATGCCCTGCTGGCCGAGGCGGGTCCGGCGGAGGCGTGA